A genomic stretch from Halobellus sp. LT62 includes:
- a CDS encoding DUF255 domain-containing protein: protein MTDDRTHVEWREWGPAPFEEARAADRPVLLALTATWCDSCHEMDAETYGEPRIAANVNDGFVPIRVDVDRHPRVRERYNMGGFPSTVFCTPSGKVITGATYLAPDGMRQVLDSVRDVWTDRGDDAGRIPRALAGKSTPAGPVDERIESHLAGQLDEKWDPRFAGWGTDAKFPLPRTIEFALKRARGRAVETLGVIGESLYDADEGGFYRYAEGRDWTDPHTEKVLDANAALVRAFANGYLYTGDESLLDPAFGTQEFLIDRLWNGAAFGGSVAPVESADVERDDIGTASDLGPRRDLTAYAGGNALLADALLTLAAYTDDDTAREYATRVLEELDAEHVADDGTVAHTDSGEPRLLLEDHARVVAAFTRARQVLGPDALATERTPLDVARFVADRAIDELQESEGAFRDGPDEGVGLLDEPLRPLDGGVEMAEALLDLAAVLGTVEDDPSGDVGDGHATPSRYVDAAHAGTAAFAGAWDRIGIQVAGYGSVAARLTRPDLVVAVGRGAGSDLHRAALRVADHEAVVVPDAPDVADGVAVASRGDERRESTTPDELMESVAALTSGE from the coding sequence ATGACCGACGACAGGACGCACGTCGAGTGGCGCGAGTGGGGCCCCGCGCCCTTCGAGGAGGCCCGCGCGGCCGACCGCCCAGTCCTTCTCGCGCTCACCGCGACGTGGTGCGACAGCTGTCACGAGATGGACGCCGAGACCTACGGTGAACCGCGGATCGCCGCGAACGTCAACGACGGATTCGTGCCGATCCGCGTCGACGTCGACCGCCACCCGCGCGTCCGCGAGCGGTACAATATGGGCGGCTTTCCATCGACGGTGTTCTGTACGCCGTCGGGGAAGGTCATCACCGGCGCGACGTACCTCGCGCCCGACGGGATGCGACAGGTGCTCGACTCCGTCCGCGATGTCTGGACCGACCGCGGCGACGACGCCGGCCGGATCCCGCGGGCGCTCGCGGGGAAGTCGACCCCCGCGGGTCCCGTCGACGAGCGGATCGAATCACATCTGGCGGGCCAACTCGACGAGAAGTGGGACCCGCGATTCGCCGGGTGGGGCACCGACGCGAAGTTCCCCCTGCCGCGGACGATCGAGTTCGCGCTCAAGCGCGCCCGCGGGCGGGCGGTCGAAACGCTCGGCGTGATCGGCGAGTCGCTCTACGACGCCGACGAGGGTGGATTCTACCGGTACGCGGAGGGCCGCGACTGGACCGACCCGCACACCGAGAAGGTCCTCGACGCCAACGCCGCGCTCGTTCGCGCGTTCGCGAACGGCTACCTCTACACCGGCGACGAGTCGCTGCTCGACCCCGCGTTCGGAACGCAAGAGTTCCTGATCGACCGCCTCTGGAACGGCGCGGCCTTCGGCGGCAGCGTCGCGCCGGTGGAAAGCGCGGACGTCGAACGCGACGACATCGGTACCGCCTCGGATCTCGGCCCGCGCCGCGATCTCACGGCCTACGCTGGCGGCAACGCGCTTCTCGCGGACGCGCTCTTGACGCTGGCAGCCTACACCGACGACGACACGGCGCGGGAGTACGCCACGCGCGTCCTCGAAGAACTCGACGCGGAGCACGTCGCCGACGACGGGACGGTCGCTCACACGGATTCGGGCGAACCGCGACTCCTGCTCGAAGACCACGCCCGCGTCGTCGCCGCGTTCACGCGGGCGCGACAGGTCCTCGGACCGGACGCGCTCGCCACCGAACGGACACCACTGGATGTCGCGCGGTTCGTTGCGGACCGCGCGATCGACGAACTGCAGGAATCCGAGGGAGCGTTCCGCGACGGGCCGGACGAGGGCGTCGGCCTCCTCGACGAACCGCTCCGGCCGCTCGACGGGGGCGTCGAGATGGCGGAGGCGCTGCTCGACCTCGCCGCCGTCCTCGGTACGGTCGAGGACGATCCGAGCGGAGATGTCGGTGACGGCCACGCGACCCCGTCGCGATACGTCGACGCGGCGCACGCGGGGACCGCGGCGTTCGCGGGCGCGTGGGACCGGATCGGAATCCAGGTCGCCGGCTACGGCTCGGTGGCGGCGCGGCTCACGCGCCCGGATCTGGTCGTCGCCGTCGGCCGGGGCGCAGGAAGCGACCTTCATCGGGCAGCGCTCCGCGTCGCCGACCACGAGGCCGTCGTCGTGCCCGACGCACCAGATGTCGCCGACGGCGTCGCGGTCGCGTCCCGCGGCGACGAGCGTCGCGAGTCGACGACGCCCGACGAGTTGATGGAGTCGGTCGCGGCGCTCACGAGCGGCGAGTGA
- the mptA gene encoding GTP cyclohydrolase MptA — MSHQLPDVQASEPDVTVGLSQVGVTGVDKLVKLARDGKRPLILTAEFEVFVDLPSGRKGIDMSRNMQVIDETLESAVAEPAYRVEDLCGDVADRLLEKHEYTSTAEVRMTADFVVREDTPASELPTQSTIKIVASATATEEGTREEIGAEVVGMTVCPCSQGMSASRARDVLRDLAVDDETIEEFLEQVPQPGHSQRGHATLTITTEGSPDVDLMDIVEVARDSMSARIYNLAKRPDEDYMTYHAHADAKFVEDCVRSMAEQVLDEFDHLADDAVVHMKQSNDESIHQHNAHAEREVTLEQLRAELNGEH; from the coding sequence ATGAGTCACCAGCTTCCCGACGTGCAGGCGAGCGAGCCGGACGTCACGGTCGGGCTGAGTCAGGTCGGTGTCACAGGCGTCGACAAACTCGTCAAGCTCGCCCGCGACGGCAAGCGCCCGCTGATTCTGACGGCGGAGTTCGAGGTGTTCGTGGACCTGCCCAGCGGCCGCAAGGGCATCGATATGAGCCGGAATATGCAGGTCATCGACGAGACGCTCGAATCCGCCGTCGCCGAGCCCGCCTACCGCGTCGAGGACCTCTGCGGCGACGTCGCCGACCGCCTGCTCGAAAAGCACGAGTACACCTCGACCGCGGAGGTTCGGATGACCGCGGACTTCGTCGTCCGCGAGGACACGCCCGCGAGCGAACTCCCGACCCAGAGCACGATCAAGATCGTCGCCAGCGCGACGGCCACCGAGGAGGGAACCCGCGAGGAGATCGGTGCGGAGGTCGTCGGGATGACGGTCTGTCCGTGCTCGCAGGGGATGTCGGCCTCGCGCGCCCGCGACGTGCTGCGCGATCTCGCGGTCGACGACGAGACGATCGAGGAGTTCTTAGAGCAAGTGCCACAGCCGGGCCACTCCCAGCGCGGCCACGCGACGCTGACGATCACGACCGAGGGGTCGCCCGACGTCGATCTGATGGACATCGTCGAGGTCGCCCGCGACTCGATGTCGGCGCGGATCTACAACCTCGCGAAGCGCCCCGACGAGGACTATATGACCTACCACGCGCACGCGGACGCGAAGTTCGTCGAAGACTGCGTCCGCTCGATGGCCGAGCAGGTCCTCGACGAGTTCGACCACCTCGCCGACGACGCGGTCGTCCACATGAAGCAGTCGAACGACGAGTCGATCCACCAGCACAACGCCCACGCCGAGCGCGAGGTCACGCTCGAACAGCTCCGGGCGGAACTGAACGGCGAACACTGA
- a CDS encoding TrmB family transcriptional regulator — protein MASLRDLGLSEYETRAYRSLLRTGPTTAKELSRASDVPMGRIYDVLNSLEQHSLVRSQAASRPKKYVAVEPDTALDRLLESKRRELAEKADQYESVVDELNTELETAEPVQSQFWTAAVGTDEWIELLVERLAAADDSLVVVSGDVSPQFDLGAVGERVTEELASALERGVDVSVLMSPELVSSLPPSVGERYSDTLADHPSFSVRTAPELSGTFELIDDVEVCIEVPNPLDPGQAFAMIDLKDPEFAADVRSLFDPRWEAAEPLSLSALANEE, from the coding sequence ATGGCGAGCCTCAGGGATCTCGGGCTGTCGGAGTACGAAACGCGCGCGTACCGGTCGTTGCTCAGAACGGGTCCGACAACCGCCAAAGAGTTGTCTCGGGCGAGCGACGTCCCGATGGGACGGATCTACGACGTGCTGAACAGCCTCGAACAGCACAGCCTCGTCAGGAGTCAGGCGGCGAGCCGTCCGAAGAAGTACGTCGCCGTCGAACCCGACACGGCGCTCGATCGGCTGTTAGAGAGCAAACGACGTGAGTTAGCGGAAAAGGCCGACCAGTACGAGAGCGTCGTCGACGAACTCAACACGGAGTTAGAGACCGCCGAGCCGGTCCAAAGCCAGTTTTGGACCGCCGCGGTCGGCACCGACGAGTGGATCGAACTCCTCGTCGAGCGACTCGCTGCCGCGGACGACTCACTCGTCGTCGTCTCCGGCGACGTCTCTCCGCAGTTCGACCTCGGCGCGGTCGGCGAGCGGGTGACCGAGGAGCTCGCATCCGCGTTAGAGCGCGGTGTCGACGTCTCCGTGTTGATGTCGCCGGAACTGGTCTCGTCGCTCCCGCCGAGCGTCGGCGAGCGGTACTCCGACACGCTCGCGGATCACCCGTCCTTTTCGGTCCGGACCGCGCCGGAGCTCTCGGGGACGTTCGAGCTCATCGACGACGTCGAAGTCTGTATCGAGGTGCCGAACCCGCTGGACCCCGGGCAGGCGTTCGCGATGATCGACCTGAAAGACCCGGAGTTCGCCGCCGACGTTCGATCGCTGTTCGATCCGCGATGGGAGGCCGCAGAGCCGCTGTCGCTGTCGGCGCTCGCGAACGAAGAGTAG
- a CDS encoding DUF7124 domain-containing protein — translation MSDESSSSGGPGGDGDMTLAFELSALQALADPNAVFNDARQWTEYVGVLSDKPTYVVTNFTRKHRIRQDFFSGPRGVQDSLENVKRQFDTERHVFVGTTEEDEAIAEAAGWEYLPLEGAAEAAGWAVAGGTDSEDHFASSGRDDWP, via the coding sequence ATGAGCGACGAGTCCTCGTCTTCAGGCGGCCCGGGCGGCGACGGAGATATGACGCTGGCGTTCGAGCTATCGGCGCTGCAGGCGCTCGCTGACCCGAACGCGGTGTTCAACGACGCCCGGCAGTGGACCGAGTACGTCGGCGTCCTGAGTGACAAACCCACCTACGTCGTCACCAACTTCACGCGGAAACACCGCATTCGACAAGACTTCTTCTCCGGTCCCCGCGGCGTCCAAGACAGCCTCGAGAACGTCAAACGGCAGTTCGACACCGAGCGGCACGTCTTCGTCGGGACGACCGAGGAAGACGAGGCCATCGCCGAGGCAGCGGGTTGGGAGTATCTCCCGCTCGAAGGGGCCGCGGAGGCCGCCGGATGGGCAGTCGCGGGCGGTACGGACTCGGAGGACCACTTCGCCTCCAGCGGCCGCGACGACTGGCCCTGA